GCGCAGGTTCTCGGTCGCGGCGGCCAGGCTCGAATCCAGCGACAGGAACTGGCGGCGCGACAGTTCGACCAGATTATAGGCGCGGATCACCAGCAGGCGCACCTCGTCGCGGACGCCGCGCTCGACCTGTTCGGCGGCCTGGGCCCTGGCCTGGGCGGCGCCCAGCATCCGGCCGCGATCCAGCGACGACAGCAGGGTCAGGCGCGCACCCACGCCCACGGCCCAGTCGGGCTCGGTCGGCAGGGCGTGGTCCGGGTTCAGATTATAGGTCCCGAAGGCGAAGACGGACGGCTTGAACCGCGACCGGGCCAGATCGACGCCCGCCTCGGCCAGATCGCGGCCCGCCTGGGCCTGGGCGATGCGGGGATGGTTGGCGGCCCCTGAGGCGATGAAATCGTCGACCGGCGGGGCGGGCGAGGCGTTGACGAACAGGGGGCTGGTGGGGCGCACCCGACCCTGTACGTCCATCAGGCGCGACAGGCTCTGGACCGCCGTATCATGCTCCAGTTCGGCGCGGTCGACCTGGCGCTGGGCGGCGTCGCGGGCGACCTGGACCTGAAGCCTCTGACCGGCGCTGAGCACGCCTTCGCGCTCCATCACCTGGGCGTTGCGAAGGTGCAGGTCGAACCCGTCGCGGGTGTCGCGCGCGATGGTCAGGGCTTCGCGCGTCAGGGTCTGGCCGAAATAGGCGCGGACCAGATTGACGCTTTCGATGTCGCCCGCCTCGGCCTGGCGGGCGCGGGCCAGTTCGACATTGGCCCCGGCCGCGTCGCGCAGCGCCGGGATGGCGCCGCCGGTGTAGAGGGGGGCGACCGCCGTGGCGACGGGGCGGAAGACGGTGTCGGCGGTCCTGAGACGCACACTGCCGGGCAGGCTGGCGAAGAACTCGGGCAGGGCCTGTTGCAGCCG
Above is a genomic segment from Candidatus Brevundimonas colombiensis containing:
- a CDS encoding TolC family protein, translated to MAKDWTTVGRRGLRLSILAGVLVLSATAPSWAQDAAEADGVALSFQAAAARLDGVSSVRRAADANVLAAEAQAGAVAHLNRPTVSLDAQLLRYQKTFDIDLGDALGQAQDVAGQLLPGLIGDLPGVPGDVLQSINDRLQQALPEFFASLPGSVRLRTADTVFRPVATAVAPLYTGGAIPALRDAAGANVELARARQAEAGDIESVNLVRAYFGQTLTREALTIARDTRDGFDLHLRNAQVMEREGVLSAGQRLQVQVARDAAQRQVDRAELEHDTAVQSLSRLMDVQGRVRPTSPLFVNASPAPPVDDFIASGAANHPRIAQAQAGRDLAEAGVDLARSRFKPSVFAFGTYNLNPDHALPTEPDWAVGVGARLTLLSSLDRGRMLGAAQARAQAAEQVERGVRDEVRLLVIRAYNLVELSRRQFLSLDSSLAAATENLRIQDLSFREGEAPASAVIDARNLLGTARLQRAAAAYEYELSLAALLAASHRSGQFADYLNRADRVIAP